The genomic window CAATGATAGCTTTACATCTTATGATTTAAAAACATTGCATAAAAAGAATAATAAAGAGACTAGGCAAGAAAAATGTTAAGTCTCTAAGCTTTACAAGCTTAGCATCTTAGCTTATGAATAAACTAATAAACAAGAGATTGTCTAGAAGGGGCTTATTGCTTGCTAGGGTAATGAGGCTAAAGGCATAAGCTTTTTAGAGAGTTAATGCTTTAGACTTTAAGCCTTAGATTCTTAAAGTTTTTAGAATCTAGCCTATCTTATCTTTATTTCCCTTTTTCTTGTGTCTATAGAGAGAAGGCAACACCCAGCTCCATTCCGAACCTGGCAGTTAAGCTTCTCTTCGCCGATGATACTGCACTTTTCAAGTGTGGGAATGTAGGTCGATGCAGGGATAGGGAAATCTGCTTTTACTACTTCTTAGGTATTTTTTATTATTATCATTTATTGCTTATGATTTTTTATGTTTCTGTTGTGCTTGGTAATTGGTTGTGTTGGGGAGAAGTGCAAATATCAGCATTAATTTTTCTCTATGAGAAGAAGCATTTACAAATTATACTTTATTCTTTAATGTATAATAAGCGTGATGTAAGAAAGTTTGCTTTTTTTGGTTAATTTAACCATTTTTGTGCAATTTTGGTAAGCATAGCGGGGTTTTCACTCGCATAAAATTGCAGGGATTTCAAATCGCCTTGAGAAGTAAGGTTGAGATGAGATTGTAAATATTCTACAATTGCTTCACCTGAATGGATAAGTATGCTTTGGTGCTTGAAATACGCACTTAAGGCGGGTGCGATAAGGGGAAAGTGCGTGCAACCTAGAATAATAGCCTTTGGTGGCGTTGTGATTTGACTAAAATAATGTTCAAACACACTTTCAAGCACTACACCTTCTAAAATTCCCTCCTCCACCATAGGCACAAAAAGCCCGGTGGCTAAACTTTTAAGATTCCAAAACCCAATTTTGCGTAGCCTTACTTCATATTCGCCAGAATTGATTGTCGCGCGTGTGGCAATGACTAGGATTTGTGAATCTGTGTGTGTGAGCTTGTTTTGCACGGCTAATACGCCTGGTTCAATCACGCCAACAATTGGAATCTTGCTCTTTGCCTGCATTTCTTTGAGTGCATAGGCACTCACGGTGTTGCACGCGACAATGAGGATATCAATATTATGCGGAGCAAAAAAATCAAGGGCTTCGAGTGAAAAGCGCACGATAGTTTGCTTATCTTTCACACCATAAGGCACACGCGCAGTATCGCCATAATAAATAATTTCATCAAAAAATTTCGCGTTGATAAGGCTTTTTAACACACTCAAGCCACCCACGCCACTATCAAAAACCCCTGCTCTCACTCCACTTCTCCTTATTAAATAACTTTAGAAACTTGCAAGATTTCGTTATTCCTGTGCATTCATCATATTTAAAAACTCTTCATTATCGCGTGTTTGCTTCATTTTGGAGTAGATAAAAGTGAGGGCTTCTATGTCGTCCATTGTGTGCATTACATTGCGGAGCATCCACACTTTTGTAAGATTATCTTTGCCAAGTAGTAAATCATCTTTGCGTGTGCCACTCTTTAATACATCAAAGGCTGGGTAGATTCTGCGGTCAGCGATTGAACGCGCAAGGACAATTTCACTATTACCTGTGCCCTTAAACTCCTCAAAAATGACTTCGTCCATTCTCGAGCCCGTTTCAATAAGTGCAGTAGCAATAATTGTGAGGCTTCCACCTTGCTCGATATTACGCGCCGCACCAAAAAAACGTTTGGGCTTATGTAAGGCATTTGCATCTACACCTCCGCTTAGCACCTTGCCACTCGAGGGAGTAGCAGCATTATATGCACGAGCGAGGCGTGTAATAGAATCAAGGAGTATCACCACATCTTTACCCATTTCCACCTTCCGCTTCGCGCTTTCTATCACCAGATCAGCTACACGAATATGATTTGTTGCTGGCATATCAAATGTGGAGCTAAAGACCTGCCCCTTCACACTGCGTTCCATATCGGTAACTTCCTCTGGACGCTCATCGACTAGAAGCACCATAAGTTCCACTTCTGGGTGATTTTTTGCAATGCCGTGGGCAAGTTCTTTCATCAGTTCCGTTTTACCTGTACGCGGAGGAGCAACAATAAGTGCGCGCTGTCCTTTGCCGATAGGACTAAACAAATCTAGCATTCTGCCGGTAACCTTGCCTTGCTCGTATTCAAGCTTAAGTTGTGTTTGCGGAAAAAGCGGAGTGAGGTTATCAAAAAGCGGACGATTCTTGATCTCCTCAAGCGACATATAGTTAATTGCCTCGATTCTCAATAGGGCATAATAGCGCTCTTGGTCTTTTGGTGGGCGCACCTGCCCGGTTACAATATCGCCATTGCGCAAGGCAAATCGGCGGATTTGTGATTGTGACACATAAGTATCATTTTGACTATCTGCTAAGCTTTCAGTCAGTGCGCGTAAAAATCCATAACCCTCGTTTGTGATTTCCAAAATACCCGAAAAGAGTATGTAACCACCTTGATTGACTTGAGCTTTTAATATCTCAAAAATCAAATCCTGTCTGCGGTAGTCGCTAGGATTCTC from Helicobacter typhlonius includes these protein-coding regions:
- the murI gene encoding glutamate racemase, giving the protein MRAGVFDSGVGGLSVLKSLINAKFFDEIIYYGDTARVPYGVKDKQTIVRFSLEALDFFAPHNIDILIVACNTVSAYALKEMQAKSKIPIVGVIEPGVLAVQNKLTHTDSQILVIATRATINSGEYEVRLRKIGFWNLKSLATGLFVPMVEEGILEGVVLESVFEHYFSQITTPPKAIILGCTHFPLIAPALSAYFKHQSILIHSGEAIVEYLQSHLNLTSQGDLKSLQFYASENPAMLTKIAQKWLN
- the rho gene encoding transcription termination factor Rho, whose product is MADNKRTHTPVEGYQLDELRTKGIKQLIGIAEEVGVENPSDYRRQDLIFEILKAQVNQGGYILFSGILEITNEGYGFLRALTESLADSQNDTYVSQSQIRRFALRNGDIVTGQVRPPKDQERYYALLRIEAINYMSLEEIKNRPLFDNLTPLFPQTQLKLEYEQGKVTGRMLDLFSPIGKGQRALIVAPPRTGKTELMKELAHGIAKNHPEVELMVLLVDERPEEVTDMERSVKGQVFSSTFDMPATNHIRVADLVIESAKRKVEMGKDVVILLDSITRLARAYNAATPSSGKVLSGGVDANALHKPKRFFGAARNIEQGGSLTIIATALIETGSRMDEVIFEEFKGTGNSEIVLARSIADRRIYPAFDVLKSGTRKDDLLLGKDNLTKVWMLRNVMHTMDDIEALTFIYSKMKQTRDNEEFLNMMNAQE